The Archocentrus centrarchus isolate MPI-CPG fArcCen1 chromosome 12, fArcCen1, whole genome shotgun sequence genome includes a window with the following:
- the fech gene encoding ferrochelatase, mitochondrial, which translates to MMAALGSAGRLIQFARSSVSLSVRRRSTAAAAAFAQTPETQENRKPKTGILMLNMGGPEKLEDVHDFLLRLFMDTDLMKLPVQNKLGPFIAKRRTPKIQEQYSKIGGGSPIKHWTSMQGEGMVKLLDEMSPETAPHKFYIGFRYVHPLTEEAIEEMEKDGVERAVAFTQYPQYSCSTTGSSLNAIYRYYSNRADRPKMRWSVIDRWPTHPLLVECFAEHIRNELLKFPEDKRDDVVILFSAHSLPMAVVNRGDPYPQEVGATVHRVMERLGHCNPYRLVWQSRVGPMAWLGPQTDEVIKGLCERGKKNLLLVPIAFTSDHIETLHELDIEYRQVLGEECGVENIRRAESLNGNPLFMKALADLVQSHLKSNEPCSRQLTLRCPLCTNPVCGETKAFFTNQKLS; encoded by the exons tgctttcGCCCAGACTCCAGAGACTCAGGAAAACag AAAACCTAAGACGGGCATCCTGATGCTGAACATGGGAGGACCCGAGAAACTAGAAGACGTTCACGACTTCTTGCTGCGCCTCTTCATGGACACGGACCTGATGAAGCTCCCAGTACAGAA TAAACTCGGTCCGTTCATCGCCAAGAGGCGGACGCCGAAAATCCAGGAGCAGTACAGTAAGATCGGAGGAGGCTCGCCCATCAAACACTGGACGTCCATGCAGGGAGAGGGCATGGTGAAGCTGCTGGACGAGATGAGCCCCGAGACGG CTCCTCACAAGTTCTACATCGGCTTCCGGTACGTCCACCCGCTGACGGAGGAAGCCATCGAGGAGATGGAGAAGGACGGTGTGGAGAGAGCCGTGGCCTTCACACAGTATCCTCAGTACAGCTGCTCCACCACAG GCAGCAGTCTGAACGCCATCTACCGTTACTACAGCAACAGAGCCGACAGGCCGAAAATGCGCTGGAGCGTCATCGACCGCTGGCCCACACACCCCCTGCTGGTGGAG tgtttCGCAGAACATATCAGAAATGAACTGCTGAAGTTTCCAGAAGATAAAAGAGATGATGTCGTCATTCTGTTCTCAGCACACTCGCTCCCCATGGCT GTTGTAAACAGAGGTGACCCGTATCCTCAGGAAGTGGGAGCCACAGTTCACAGGGTCATGGAGCGGCTGGGACACTGTAACCCCTACAGACTGGTGTGGCAGTCCAGG GTGGGGCCCATGGCGTGGCTCGGTCCCCAGACGGACGAGGTGATCAAAGGTCTGTGTGAGCGAGGGAAGAAGAACCTGCTGCTGGTGCCCATCGCCTTCACCTCGGACCACATAGAGACCTTACACGAGCTGGACATCGAGTACAGACAGGTGCTGGGAGAGGAG tgtggggtggagaacatcaggagAGCCGAGTCTTTGAATGGGAACCCTCTCTTTATGAAG GCCCTGGCAGACCTGGTTCAGTCCCACCTGAAGTCCAACGAGCCGTGTTCCCGTCAGCTGACCCTCCGCTGCCCGCTGTGCACCAACCCCGTCTGCGGAGAGACGAAGGCCTTCTTCACCAACCAGAAGCTCTCATAG